A genome region from Manis pentadactyla isolate mManPen7 chromosome 5, mManPen7.hap1, whole genome shotgun sequence includes the following:
- the LKAAEAR1 gene encoding protein LKAAEAR1 isoform X1: MQPPAAKQGRRGPREPAGKGAQGAGERAKRAPAEQLPKPGWALTTERLAAMSPAQRHRHLLFGNLLEDAGAAASIFPRESVELEFRVPDPRVWAQSWELPAERRDGLLGVLKAAEARGRVRALRLRYSRLRAEEISLLIQRQKSARAAIRLELFLPPQLKPTRIPDPLDRQEVTTSPGRGGEGALPASRTPGSSPSPRQRRRVETILEEKVDGGIFPR; encoded by the exons ATGCAGCCGCCAGCGGCGAAGCAGGGACGCAGGGGCCCGCGGGAGCCCGCGGGAAAGGGCGCACAGGGCGCGGGGGAGCGCGCCAAAAGGGCGCCCGCGGAGCAGCTCCCGAAGCCAGGCTGGGCCCTCACAACGGAGAGGCTGGCAGCCATGAGCCCCGCGCAACGCCACCGCCACCTGCTCTTTGGCAACCTGCTTGAGGACGCGGGCGCAGCCGCCTCCATCTTCCCACGCGAGTCAGTGGAGCTGGAGTTTCGCGTGCCCGACCCGCGCGTGTGGGCGCAGTCGTGGGAGCTGCCCGCGGAGCGCCGGGACGGACTTCTTGGTGTCCTCAAGGCCGCCGAGGCCCGCGGGCGGGTCCGCGCCTTGCGGCTGCGCTACAGCCGCCTGCGG GCGGAGGAAATCTCGCTCCTCATCCAGCGGCAGAAGTCCGCGCGCGCTGCCATCCGCCTGGAGCTGTTCTTGCCGCCGCAGCTGAAACCCACGCGGATCCCGGACCCCCTGGACCGCCAAGAGGTGACTACAAGCCCAGGAAGGGGCGGAGAGggggccctgcctgcctcccgcACACCTGGCTCCAGCCCTTCTCCCCGGCAGCGGAGGCGTGTGGAGACAATCCTGGAGGAGAAAGTCGACGGCGGCATTTTCCCACGTTGA
- the TCEA2 gene encoding transcription elongation factor A protein 2 isoform X1 codes for MDLLRELKAMPITLHLLQSTRIGMSVNALRKQSSDEEVITLAKSLIKSWKKLLDASDAKARERRRGGPLPTSSSKEASEAKDPSHKRPELPRTPSTPRITTFPPVPVTCDAVRNKCREMLTAALQADHDHMAVGTDCEHLSAQIEECIFRDVGNTDMKYKNRIRSRISNLKDAKNPDLRRNVLCGAITPQQIAVMTSEEMASDELKEIRKAMTEEAIREHQMARGGGTPTDLFTCGKCRKKSCTYTQDPLPGADPQFR; via the exons ATGGACCTGCTCCGGGAGCTGAAGGCCATGCCCATCACACTGCACCTGCTGCAG TCCACCCGCATTGGCATGTCTGTCAATGCCCTGCGGAAGCAGAGCTCGGATGAGGAGGTCATCACACTGGCCAAGTCGCTCATCAAGTCCTGGAAGAAGCTCCTGG ATGCTTCGGATGCTAAAGCCAGGGAGCGGAGGAGGGGCGGGCCTCTGCCCACATCGTCCTCAAAGGAAGCCTCCGAGGCCAAGGATCCCAG CCACAAGAGGCCAGAGCTGCCCAGGACCCCATCGACCCCAAGGATCACCACATTTCCCCCAGTGCCAGTCACCTGTGATGCTGTGCGCAACAAGTGCCGTGAGATGCTGACCGCCGCGCTGCAGGCTGACC ATGATCACATGGCCGTTGGTACAGACTGTGAGCACCTGTCAGCCCAGATTGAGGAAT GCATCTTCCGGGACGTGGGGAACACAGACATGAAGTATAAGAATCGTATTCGGAGCCGCATCTCCAACCTCAAGGATGCCAAGAACCCCGACCTGCGGCGGAACGTGCTGTGTGGCGCCATAACCCCGCAGCAGATTGCCGTGATGACGTCGGAG GAGATGGCCAGCGACGAGCTGAAGGAGATCCGCAAGGCCATGACCGAGGAGGCCATCCGGGAGCACCAGATGGCCCGCGGTGGCGGCACCCCGACCGACCTGTTCACCTGTGGGAAGTGCAGGAAGAAGAGCTGCACCTACACGCAG GATCCTCTCCCAGGTGCAGACCCGCAGTTCCGATGA
- the RGS19 gene encoding regulator of G-protein signaling 19 isoform X2, which yields MRPVPPPRDLAGPRSARAGGGASGSRAQPLKAWGSDCSKGGAGRTQVSASPAPLRLSGEGPRRDALSAPAPTPLHLAAAQHYRSQGSSYDPRPQQIGDSRRRPPSRELQEYLLLSDSSPCCCSARPFGSQGGAQGEPGPSRPHLAFGSLEVPSRAHSNPPCCRPRLGCCPSLSDRLESSGAHTLIWTPGGGQPYSPPTSPHCRKLGLEGAYGES from the exons ATGCgccctgtgccccctccccgcGATCTGGCCGGACCTCGGAGCGCGCGGGCCGGCGGCGGCGCGAGCGGCTCGAGAGCGCAGCCG ctcAAAGCCTGGGGAAGTGATTGCTCAAAGGGGGGGGCCGGAAGAACCCAGGTTTCCGCGTCTCCCGCCCCACTTCGGCTTAGTGGGGAGGGGCCGAGGCGGGACGCGCTgtccgcccccgcccccaccccattgcaTCTGGCAGCTGCTCAGCACTACCGGTCGCAGGGGAGTAGCTACGACCCCCGGCCCCAGCAGATCGGGGACTCCAGGCGCCGGCCTCCCTCCAGAGAGCTGCAGGAGTACCTCCTGCTGTCTGACTCGAGTCCCTGCTGCTGCAGTGCACGCCCCTTCGGCAGCCAGGGTGGGGCCCAGGGCGAACCTGGCCCCTCCCGCCCCCACCTCGCCTTTGGGTCACTG GAAGTCCCGTCCAGGGCCCACTCAAATCCTCCATGCTGCAGGCCTAGGCTAGGCTGCTGCCCGAGTCTCAGTGACAGGTTGGAATCCTCTGGGGCCCACACACTAATCTGGACTCCTGGTGGGGGACAACCCTActcacctcccacctccccccaCTGCAGAAAACTGGGGCTGGAGGGAGCTTATGGGGAGTCCTGA
- the RGS19 gene encoding regulator of G-protein signaling 19 isoform X3, translating to MRLRNRNEERRRAWRASQDNKLQPLPSCEVCATPSPEEVQSWAQSFDKLMHSPAGRGVFREFLRTEYSEENMLFWLACEELKSEASQHVVDEKARLIYEDYVSILSPKEVSLDSRVREGINKKMQEPSAHTFDDAQLQIYTLMHRDSYPRFLSSPTYRALLLRGGSQSSSEA from the exons ATGAGGCTGAGAAACAg GAATGAAGAGCGGCGGAGAGCATGGCGGGCCTCGCAGGATAACAagctgcagcccctccccagctgtGAAGTGTG TGCCACGCCAAGCCCCGAGGAGGTGCAGAGCTGGGCACAGTCCTTCGACAAGCTGATGCACAGCCCGGCAGGCCGCGGTGTGTTCCGGGAGTTTCTGCGCACAGAATATAGCGAGGAGAACATGCTCTTCTGGCTGGCCTGCGAGGAGCTCAAGTCCGAAGCCAGCCAGCACGTGGTGGACGAGAAGGCGCGGCTTATCTACGAGGACTACGTGTCCATCCTGTCCCCCAAGGAG GTGAGCCTGGACTCCCGAGTGCGGGAGGGCATCAACAAGAAGATGCAGGAGCCGTCTGCACACACATTTGACGACGCGCAGCTGCAGATTTACACACTCATGCACCGGGACTCGTACCCCCGCTTCCTCAGCTCCCCCACTTATCGTGCCCTGCTGCTCCGGGGGGGCTCCCAGTCCTCCAGCGAGGCCTAG
- the TCEA2 gene encoding transcription elongation factor A protein 2 isoform X2, producing the protein MMGKEEEIARIARRLDKMVTKKSAEGAMDLLRELKAMPITLHLLQSTRIGMSVNALRKQSSDEEVITLAKSLIKSWKKLLDASDAKARERRRGGPLPTSSSKEASEAKDPSHKRPELPRTPSTPRITTFPPVPVTCDAVRNKCREMLTAALQADHDHMAVGTDCEHLSAQIEECIFRDVGNTDMKYKNRIRSRISNLKDAKNPDLRRNVLCGAITPQQIAVMTSEEMASDELKEIRKAMTEEAIREHQMARGGGTPTDLFTCGKCRKKSCTYTQVQTRSSDEPMTTFVVCNECGNRWKFC; encoded by the exons ATGATGGGCAAGGAGGAGGAGATTGCGCGGATCGCCCGGAGGCTGGACAAGATGGTGACCAAGAAGAGTGCG GAAGGAGCCATGGACCTGCTCCGGGAGCTGAAGGCCATGCCCATCACACTGCACCTGCTGCAG TCCACCCGCATTGGCATGTCTGTCAATGCCCTGCGGAAGCAGAGCTCGGATGAGGAGGTCATCACACTGGCCAAGTCGCTCATCAAGTCCTGGAAGAAGCTCCTGG ATGCTTCGGATGCTAAAGCCAGGGAGCGGAGGAGGGGCGGGCCTCTGCCCACATCGTCCTCAAAGGAAGCCTCCGAGGCCAAGGATCCCAG CCACAAGAGGCCAGAGCTGCCCAGGACCCCATCGACCCCAAGGATCACCACATTTCCCCCAGTGCCAGTCACCTGTGATGCTGTGCGCAACAAGTGCCGTGAGATGCTGACCGCCGCGCTGCAGGCTGACC ATGATCACATGGCCGTTGGTACAGACTGTGAGCACCTGTCAGCCCAGATTGAGGAAT GCATCTTCCGGGACGTGGGGAACACAGACATGAAGTATAAGAATCGTATTCGGAGCCGCATCTCCAACCTCAAGGATGCCAAGAACCCCGACCTGCGGCGGAACGTGCTGTGTGGCGCCATAACCCCGCAGCAGATTGCCGTGATGACGTCGGAG GAGATGGCCAGCGACGAGCTGAAGGAGATCCGCAAGGCCATGACCGAGGAGGCCATCCGGGAGCACCAGATGGCCCGCGGTGGCGGCACCCCGACCGACCTGTTCACCTGTGGGAAGTGCAGGAAGAAGAGCTGCACCTACACGCAG GTGCAGACCCGCAGTTCCGATGAGCCCATGACCACATTTGTTGTCTGCAATGAGTGTGGAAACCGCTGGAAG TTCTGCTGA
- the LKAAEAR1 gene encoding protein LKAAEAR1 isoform X2 — MQPPAAKQGRRGPREPAGKGAQGAGERAKRAPAEQLPKPGWALTTERLAAMSPAQRHRHLLFGNLLEDAGAAASIFPRESVELEFRVPDPRVWAQSWELPAERRDGLLGVLKAAEARGRVRALRLRYSRLRAEEISLLIQRQKSARAAIRLELFLPPQLKPTRIPDPLDRQERRRVETILEEKVDGGIFPR; from the exons ATGCAGCCGCCAGCGGCGAAGCAGGGACGCAGGGGCCCGCGGGAGCCCGCGGGAAAGGGCGCACAGGGCGCGGGGGAGCGCGCCAAAAGGGCGCCCGCGGAGCAGCTCCCGAAGCCAGGCTGGGCCCTCACAACGGAGAGGCTGGCAGCCATGAGCCCCGCGCAACGCCACCGCCACCTGCTCTTTGGCAACCTGCTTGAGGACGCGGGCGCAGCCGCCTCCATCTTCCCACGCGAGTCAGTGGAGCTGGAGTTTCGCGTGCCCGACCCGCGCGTGTGGGCGCAGTCGTGGGAGCTGCCCGCGGAGCGCCGGGACGGACTTCTTGGTGTCCTCAAGGCCGCCGAGGCCCGCGGGCGGGTCCGCGCCTTGCGGCTGCGCTACAGCCGCCTGCGG GCGGAGGAAATCTCGCTCCTCATCCAGCGGCAGAAGTCCGCGCGCGCTGCCATCCGCCTGGAGCTGTTCTTGCCGCCGCAGCTGAAACCCACGCGGATCCCGGACCCCCTGGACCGCCAAGAG CGGAGGCGTGTGGAGACAATCCTGGAGGAGAAAGTCGACGGCGGCATTTTCCCACGTTGA
- the RGS19 gene encoding regulator of G-protein signaling 19 isoform X1, giving the protein MPTPHEAEKQHGGPEAAGRPPSMSGPDAATRAAPGRPPCCLCWCWCCGCSRNEERRRAWRASQDNKLQPLPSCEVCATPSPEEVQSWAQSFDKLMHSPAGRGVFREFLRTEYSEENMLFWLACEELKSEASQHVVDEKARLIYEDYVSILSPKEVSLDSRVREGINKKMQEPSAHTFDDAQLQIYTLMHRDSYPRFLSSPTYRALLLRGGSQSSSEA; this is encoded by the exons ATGCCCACCCCGCATGAGGCTGAGAAACAg CACGGCGGGCCGGAGGCGGCGGGCCGGCCACCCTCGATGTCAGGCCCCGATGCTGCCACCCGGGCCGCCCCCGGCCGCCCCCcttgctgcctgtgctggtgcTGGTGCTGTGGCTGTTCGCG GAATGAAGAGCGGCGGAGAGCATGGCGGGCCTCGCAGGATAACAagctgcagcccctccccagctgtGAAGTGTG TGCCACGCCAAGCCCCGAGGAGGTGCAGAGCTGGGCACAGTCCTTCGACAAGCTGATGCACAGCCCGGCAGGCCGCGGTGTGTTCCGGGAGTTTCTGCGCACAGAATATAGCGAGGAGAACATGCTCTTCTGGCTGGCCTGCGAGGAGCTCAAGTCCGAAGCCAGCCAGCACGTGGTGGACGAGAAGGCGCGGCTTATCTACGAGGACTACGTGTCCATCCTGTCCCCCAAGGAG GTGAGCCTGGACTCCCGAGTGCGGGAGGGCATCAACAAGAAGATGCAGGAGCCGTCTGCACACACATTTGACGACGCGCAGCTGCAGATTTACACACTCATGCACCGGGACTCGTACCCCCGCTTCCTCAGCTCCCCCACTTATCGTGCCCTGCTGCTCCGGGGGGGCTCCCAGTCCTCCAGCGAGGCCTAG
- the TCEA2 gene encoding transcription elongation factor A protein 2 isoform X3, translating to MDLLRELKAMPITLHLLQSTRIGMSVNALRKQSSDEEVITLAKSLIKSWKKLLDASDAKARERRRGGPLPTSSSKEASEAKDPSHKRPELPRTPSTPRITTFPPVPVTCDAVRNKCREMLTAALQADHDHMAVGTDCEHLSAQIEECIFRDVGNTDMKYKNRIRSRISNLKDAKNPDLRRNVLCGAITPQQIAVMTSEEMASDELKEIRKAMTEEAIREHQMARGGGTPTDLFTCGKCRKKSCTYTQVQTRSSDEPMTTFVVCNECGNRWKFC from the exons ATGGACCTGCTCCGGGAGCTGAAGGCCATGCCCATCACACTGCACCTGCTGCAG TCCACCCGCATTGGCATGTCTGTCAATGCCCTGCGGAAGCAGAGCTCGGATGAGGAGGTCATCACACTGGCCAAGTCGCTCATCAAGTCCTGGAAGAAGCTCCTGG ATGCTTCGGATGCTAAAGCCAGGGAGCGGAGGAGGGGCGGGCCTCTGCCCACATCGTCCTCAAAGGAAGCCTCCGAGGCCAAGGATCCCAG CCACAAGAGGCCAGAGCTGCCCAGGACCCCATCGACCCCAAGGATCACCACATTTCCCCCAGTGCCAGTCACCTGTGATGCTGTGCGCAACAAGTGCCGTGAGATGCTGACCGCCGCGCTGCAGGCTGACC ATGATCACATGGCCGTTGGTACAGACTGTGAGCACCTGTCAGCCCAGATTGAGGAAT GCATCTTCCGGGACGTGGGGAACACAGACATGAAGTATAAGAATCGTATTCGGAGCCGCATCTCCAACCTCAAGGATGCCAAGAACCCCGACCTGCGGCGGAACGTGCTGTGTGGCGCCATAACCCCGCAGCAGATTGCCGTGATGACGTCGGAG GAGATGGCCAGCGACGAGCTGAAGGAGATCCGCAAGGCCATGACCGAGGAGGCCATCCGGGAGCACCAGATGGCCCGCGGTGGCGGCACCCCGACCGACCTGTTCACCTGTGGGAAGTGCAGGAAGAAGAGCTGCACCTACACGCAG GTGCAGACCCGCAGTTCCGATGAGCCCATGACCACATTTGTTGTCTGCAATGAGTGTGGAAACCGCTGGAAG TTCTGCTGA